One genomic window of Tenacibaculum tangerinum includes the following:
- a CDS encoding RNA polymerase sigma factor — protein sequence MSKPLHKTICDKKRFSLLYEKYAQELGNFLYYKYGSTLNPADRVQDAFIKLWENCAKILPEKAKSFLFTVANNLMLNAVKHQKVVFKYQEVKPKDYTNESPEFVLRKKEFLKRYEKALSNLKEEERVAFMLNKIDGKTHKEIAEIVGVTKKVAEHRIYSAFKKLKNQLEEFK from the coding sequence TTGTCTAAGCCCCTACATAAAACTATTTGTGATAAAAAGCGTTTTTCGTTGCTATATGAAAAATACGCTCAAGAACTTGGTAATTTTTTATATTATAAATACGGAAGTACTTTAAATCCCGCCGATAGAGTACAAGATGCTTTTATAAAACTTTGGGAAAACTGTGCGAAAATTCTTCCTGAAAAAGCGAAGTCTTTTCTATTTACCGTAGCTAATAATTTGATGCTGAATGCTGTTAAGCATCAAAAGGTAGTTTTTAAATATCAAGAAGTAAAGCCTAAAGACTATACGAATGAATCTCCTGAGTTTGTGCTTCGTAAAAAGGAATTTTTAAAACGTTATGAAAAAGCTTTATCGAATTTAAAAGAAGAAGAGCGTGTTGCCTTTATGCTAAATAAAATAGATGGAAAAACGCATAAAGAAATCGCTGAAATAGTAGGAGTTACCAAAAAGGTTGCTGAACACAGAATTTATTCGGCATTTAAAAAATTAAAAAACCAACTAGAAGAGTTTAAATAA
- a CDS encoding Tex family protein, whose translation MNIVSFIGTHTNLTSTAIQNTIELLNEDCTIPFIARYRKEKTGNLDEVEIGKIVQFKEQFEALEKRKAAILKAIEEQGALTNELKTKIEKTNDLTVLEDLYLPYKKKRKTKAETARKNGLEPLAKMIMSQRVNDLEYTASKYINDEVDSEEKALEGARHIIAEWINERTDIRNNIRYQLERFATISTKVVKTKKDEEAAQKFKDYFDWEENLNRIPSHRLLAILRAEKEGCIRVKINIDHERALQKMEDRIIRSQNECAEQIEFAIADAYKRLLFPALSNEALTIAKEKADESAITVFAKNLQQLLLGSPLGEKRILAIDPGFRTGCKVVCLSAQGDLLHNETIFPHAPQHQAKEAMHKISSLTDAYKIEAIAIGNGTASRETERLVKRIHFKNTVEVFVVSEAGASIYSASKIARDEFPNYDVTVRGAVSIGRRLADPLAELVKIEAKSIGVGQYQHDVDQAQLKKSLDTVVAHCVNKVGVNINTASTSLLSYVSGIGPKLAENIVNYRNEHGAFTSRAAIKKVPRLGGKAFEQSAGFLRVKNGDNPLDDSAVHPERYSLVEQMAKDAGKKVRDLIGNSPALKQLKLQQYVTDSYGLPTLQDIVKELEKPGLDPREKAKVFSFNEHIKTIDDVRTGMILPGIVNNITNFGCFVDIGIKESGLVHVSNLSDTFVKDINEHVRLHQHVQVKVLEVDVARKRIQLQLIK comes from the coding sequence ATGAATATCGTATCCTTTATTGGTACCCATACCAACCTGACTTCTACTGCCATTCAAAACACCATTGAACTGCTAAATGAGGATTGCACCATTCCTTTTATTGCCCGTTATCGGAAAGAAAAAACAGGAAACTTAGATGAAGTTGAAATCGGTAAAATCGTACAATTTAAAGAGCAATTTGAAGCTTTAGAAAAACGAAAAGCAGCCATCTTAAAAGCTATTGAAGAGCAAGGTGCTTTAACCAACGAATTGAAGACTAAAATTGAAAAAACAAACGATTTAACCGTCTTAGAAGATTTATACCTTCCCTATAAAAAGAAACGTAAAACCAAAGCAGAAACGGCTCGTAAAAACGGATTAGAACCCTTGGCAAAAATGATTATGAGTCAACGGGTTAACGATTTGGAATACACCGCTTCAAAGTATATAAACGACGAAGTTGATTCTGAAGAAAAAGCCTTAGAAGGTGCGCGCCATATTATTGCGGAATGGATTAACGAGCGTACCGATATTCGAAACAATATTCGCTATCAGTTAGAACGTTTTGCCACCATTAGTACCAAAGTAGTTAAGACGAAAAAAGACGAGGAAGCGGCTCAAAAGTTTAAAGATTATTTTGATTGGGAAGAAAACCTAAATCGCATCCCTTCACATAGATTGTTAGCTATTTTACGTGCCGAAAAAGAAGGTTGTATTCGTGTAAAAATTAACATTGACCACGAACGAGCTTTGCAAAAAATGGAAGACAGAATTATACGTTCGCAAAACGAATGTGCCGAACAAATTGAATTCGCCATTGCCGATGCTTACAAACGCCTATTATTCCCGGCACTCTCAAACGAAGCTTTGACTATTGCCAAAGAAAAAGCCGACGAAAGCGCCATCACCGTTTTTGCCAAAAACCTACAACAATTACTCTTAGGCTCGCCATTGGGTGAAAAACGTATTTTAGCCATCGATCCAGGATTTAGAACAGGTTGTAAAGTGGTTTGTTTAAGTGCACAAGGAGATTTACTACATAACGAAACTATTTTTCCGCATGCACCGCAACATCAAGCTAAAGAAGCAATGCATAAAATCAGTTCTTTAACCGATGCTTATAAAATTGAAGCCATTGCCATTGGTAACGGTACAGCTTCAAGAGAAACGGAACGATTGGTAAAGCGCATTCATTTTAAAAACACGGTAGAAGTTTTTGTGGTAAGTGAAGCAGGAGCTTCGATATATTCTGCCTCAAAAATTGCACGTGATGAGTTTCCTAACTACGATGTAACTGTTCGTGGTGCCGTTTCTATCGGACGCCGATTAGCCGACCCGCTGGCTGAATTGGTGAAAATTGAAGCCAAATCGATTGGTGTGGGGCAATACCAACACGATGTAGACCAAGCACAACTCAAAAAATCGTTAGATACCGTAGTAGCGCATTGTGTAAATAAAGTAGGTGTTAATATTAATACCGCCAGTACTTCTTTATTGAGCTATGTTTCAGGTATTGGACCTAAATTGGCTGAGAATATTGTGAATTATAGAAATGAGCATGGCGCTTTTACCAGTAGAGCTGCCATTAAAAAAGTACCTCGATTAGGAGGAAAAGCGTTTGAGCAATCTGCTGGTTTTTTACGTGTTAAAAATGGAGATAATCCACTAGACGATTCTGCGGTTCACCCTGAACGGTATTCATTAGTAGAACAAATGGCTAAAGATGCTGGTAAAAAAGTACGTGATTTAATTGGTAATTCACCTGCTTTAAAACAGCTAAAACTACAGCAGTATGTAACCGATTCTTACGGATTACCAACACTGCAGGATATTGTAAAAGAGTTAGAAAAACCAGGCTTAGATCCTCGTGAAAAAGCTAAAGTATTTAGTTTTAATGAACATATTAAAACCATTGACGATGTACGAACGGGTATGATACTTCCGGGAATTGTAAATAATATTACCAATTTTGGTTGTTTTGTAGATATTGGTATTAAAGAAAGTGGTTTAGTACATGTATCTAACCTTTCTGATACCTTTGTAAAAGATATAAATGAGCATGTACGTTTGCATCAGCATGTTCAGGTAAAAGTTTTGGAAGTGGATGTCGCAAGAAAACGTATTCAGTTACAATTAATTAAATAA
- a CDS encoding 2OG-Fe(II) oxygenase, producing the protein MQTTLNELHRQQYERLITGLISNEFGVCDDFFSADIIAGLRNNLIQHYEEGIMYRAGIGKDSDYTKDKAIRRDVICWIHEKTTNDLEKKFIQKINEFSEYLNKTCYTSINAFEFHYAYYDVGSFYKRHVDQFKSDNGRLFSFVMYLNENWNMNDGGELVLYAKENTETILPVGGRVAFFKSDVTEHEVKVALTRPRLSIVGWLKNV; encoded by the coding sequence ATGCAAACAACGCTAAATGAATTGCATAGGCAACAGTATGAACGATTGATTACTGGCCTAATCTCCAACGAATTTGGAGTTTGTGATGATTTTTTTTCTGCGGATATAATCGCAGGACTTCGGAATAATTTGATACAACATTATGAGGAAGGAATTATGTACAGAGCGGGTATTGGAAAAGATTCCGATTATACAAAAGATAAAGCAATACGACGAGATGTTATTTGTTGGATTCATGAAAAAACAACAAATGATTTAGAGAAAAAGTTTATTCAGAAAATAAACGAGTTTTCTGAATATCTCAACAAAACCTGTTATACAAGTATCAATGCTTTTGAATTTCACTATGCTTATTATGATGTAGGCAGCTTTTACAAACGTCATGTCGATCAGTTTAAAAGTGATAACGGACGGTTGTTTTCATTTGTTATGTACCTCAATGAAAATTGGAATATGAACGATGGAGGTGAGTTGGTATTGTATGCTAAAGAAAATACAGAAACTATTTTGCCTGTTGGTGGTCGTGTGGCTTTTTTTAAAAGCGATGTAACCGAGCATGAAGTAAAAGTAGCATTGACAAGACCTCGCTTAAGTATTGTGGGATGGTTAAAGAATGTGTGA
- the metG gene encoding methionine--tRNA ligase, whose translation MSTPKRYTITAALPYTNGPIHIGHLAGVYVPGDIYARYLRQKGKDVAYICGSDEHGVAIPMRAKKEGVTPQAIIDKYNGIIKKSFEDFGISFDNYSRTSAEIHHKTASDFFTKLYNDGEFVEEVTQQLYDKEANQFLADRFVIGTCPKCGNEESYGDQCEKCGTSHNATDLINPKSAITGNVPTLKETKHWFLPLDKHEAFLRDWILESHKNDWKPNVLGQCKSWIDDGLRPRAVTRDLDWGIPVPVEGAEGKVLYVWFDAPIGYISSTKEWAEREGKNWEDYWKKDDTKLVHFIGKDNIVFHCIIFPAMLKAHGDFILPENVPANEFLNLEGNKLSTSKNWAVWLHEYLEEFPNQQDVLRYTLTANAPETKDNDFTWKDFQAKNNNELVAIFGNFINRVAVLTNKYYNGQIPTAGELLEADEHALEQLKQFPDIIAKSIERYRFREASQELMNLARLGNKYLADEEPWKVIKVDEERTKTIMNVALQIAAGLAVLSEPFLPFTSAKLKSILNIDNTLTWNDISEKELLLPANHQINKAELLFSKIEDATIQAQLDKLEATKKANEAENKIVEPQKETIEFDDFTKMDIRVGTIVAAEKVAKTKKLLKLTVDVGIDTRTIVSGIAESFQPEDIVGQQVSVLCNLAPRKLRGVESQGMILMTDTPDGKLAFVQPSEKVNNGTFIA comes from the coding sequence ATGAGTACACCAAAAAGATATACCATTACAGCGGCATTACCTTATACAAACGGACCTATTCACATCGGTCATTTAGCAGGGGTATATGTTCCTGGAGATATTTATGCACGCTATTTACGCCAAAAAGGAAAAGATGTGGCGTACATCTGTGGTTCTGATGAACACGGAGTTGCCATACCGATGCGCGCCAAAAAAGAAGGTGTTACCCCTCAAGCTATTATTGATAAATATAACGGAATCATTAAAAAATCATTTGAAGATTTTGGAATTTCTTTTGATAATTATTCGCGTACTTCAGCAGAAATTCATCATAAAACAGCCTCAGATTTCTTTACGAAACTGTATAACGATGGAGAGTTTGTTGAAGAAGTTACCCAACAGCTATACGATAAAGAAGCAAATCAGTTTTTAGCCGATCGTTTTGTAATAGGTACTTGTCCTAAATGTGGAAATGAAGAAAGCTATGGAGATCAGTGTGAAAAATGTGGTACCAGTCATAATGCCACCGATTTAATCAACCCTAAATCGGCAATTACAGGAAATGTTCCAACACTAAAAGAAACCAAACACTGGTTTTTACCTTTAGATAAGCACGAAGCTTTTTTGCGTGATTGGATTTTAGAAAGTCATAAAAATGACTGGAAACCCAACGTATTAGGACAATGTAAATCGTGGATTGATGACGGATTGCGCCCTCGTGCCGTAACCCGAGATTTAGATTGGGGAATTCCGGTTCCTGTTGAAGGTGCTGAAGGAAAAGTGTTATACGTATGGTTTGATGCACCTATCGGATATATTTCTTCTACTAAAGAATGGGCTGAACGAGAAGGTAAAAACTGGGAAGACTATTGGAAAAAAGACGATACCAAATTGGTTCATTTTATTGGTAAAGATAATATTGTATTCCACTGCATCATTTTTCCAGCAATGCTCAAAGCACACGGTGATTTTATTTTACCAGAAAATGTACCAGCAAACGAGTTTTTAAACTTAGAAGGAAACAAACTATCTACTTCTAAAAACTGGGCAGTTTGGTTACACGAATATTTAGAAGAATTTCCAAATCAGCAAGACGTGTTGCGTTATACCCTAACAGCCAATGCACCCGAAACTAAAGACAATGATTTTACTTGGAAAGATTTTCAAGCAAAAAATAATAATGAATTAGTGGCAATTTTCGGAAACTTTATCAACCGTGTTGCTGTTTTAACAAACAAATACTACAATGGGCAGATACCAACTGCAGGAGAATTGTTAGAAGCAGATGAGCATGCTTTAGAGCAACTAAAACAATTTCCAGACATCATCGCCAAATCTATTGAGCGTTACCGTTTTAGAGAAGCCTCACAAGAGCTTATGAATTTAGCACGTTTAGGAAATAAGTATTTAGCCGATGAAGAACCTTGGAAAGTAATTAAAGTTGATGAAGAACGTACTAAAACCATCATGAATGTTGCCTTACAAATAGCAGCAGGATTAGCCGTGTTATCAGAACCTTTTTTACCTTTTACCTCAGCAAAATTAAAATCAATTTTAAACATTGACAACACACTTACTTGGAATGATATTTCAGAAAAAGAGCTGTTGTTACCAGCTAATCATCAAATTAATAAAGCGGAGTTATTGTTTTCTAAGATTGAAGATGCTACTATTCAGGCACAGTTAGATAAATTAGAAGCTACTAAAAAAGCCAATGAGGCTGAAAACAAAATAGTGGAACCTCAAAAGGAAACCATAGAGTTTGATGATTTTACCAAAATGGACATTCGAGTAGGAACTATTGTTGCCGCTGAAAAAGTAGCCAAAACCAAAAAATTACTAAAACTTACGGTAGATGTAGGCATCGATACTCGTACCATTGTTTCTGGAATAGCGGAAAGCTTTCAACCAGAAGACATTGTTGGTCAGCAAGTATCTGTGTTATGTAATTTAGCTCCGAGAAAACTTCGTGGTGTAGAAAGCCAGGGTATGATTTTAATGACCGATACTCCTGATGGTAAATTAGCCTTTGTCCAACCTTCAGAAAAAGTAAATAACGGAACGTTTATTGCCTAA
- a CDS encoding S66 peptidase family protein: MEKRMLTLFFLLILISVYAQNDTMKRITPPYLQEGDTVAIVAPAGILKNRKHTIDKARKLLESWGLEVVYGKHLFNQNHHFAGTDEERCQDFQEALDNPSIKAIWAARGGYGSVRILDRLDFTKFKQHPKWIIGYSDITAFHNHIHNLGIETLHAMMGTSMEEEPENLVQTIATFKKALFGEKLAYKIPASKYNRVGEVSGELVGGNIAILASMLGSDSQISTNGKILFIEEIGEYKYSIDRMLQSLKRAGYFTKVKAVVVGNMTKIKKNTTLWGDSVENLILEVVPKHIPVLFDFPAGHEADNRALIIGRRVKLSISTSKQCSVLFH; the protein is encoded by the coding sequence ATGGAAAAAAGAATGTTGACTTTATTTTTTTTACTGATACTAATATCGGTTTATGCACAGAATGACACTATGAAACGAATTACACCACCATATTTACAAGAGGGAGACACAGTAGCCATTGTTGCTCCTGCAGGAATCTTAAAGAATCGTAAGCATACTATTGATAAAGCAAGAAAGTTATTGGAAAGTTGGGGATTAGAAGTGGTGTATGGTAAACACTTGTTCAATCAAAACCATCATTTTGCCGGCACAGACGAAGAACGTTGTCAAGATTTTCAAGAGGCTCTTGATAATCCAAGCATTAAAGCAATTTGGGCTGCTCGTGGGGGATATGGCTCGGTGCGGATTTTAGATAGGCTAGATTTTACGAAGTTCAAACAGCACCCTAAATGGATTATTGGTTATTCTGATATTACCGCTTTTCACAATCATATTCATAATTTAGGCATAGAAACCTTGCACGCAATGATGGGAACGAGTATGGAAGAAGAACCAGAAAATCTTGTACAGACCATTGCTACTTTTAAAAAAGCATTGTTTGGAGAAAAATTAGCGTACAAAATCCCTGCCTCAAAATACAATAGAGTAGGTGAGGTTTCGGGTGAGTTGGTAGGTGGCAACATTGCTATTTTGGCATCTATGCTAGGTTCAGATAGTCAAATTTCTACCAATGGAAAAATTTTATTTATTGAAGAAATAGGCGAGTATAAATATTCAATAGATAGAATGCTGCAAAGCCTAAAGCGCGCAGGATATTTTACAAAAGTAAAGGCGGTTGTAGTGGGTAATATGACTAAAATTAAAAAAAATACAACTTTATGGGGGGATTCTGTAGAAAATTTAATTTTAGAGGTTGTTCCGAAACATATTCCTGTACTTTTTGATTTTCCTGCGGGTCATGAGGCTGATAATAGAGCATTGATAATTGGTAGGAGAGTAAAACTATCCATTAGCACTAGTAAACAATGTTCAGTGCTGTTTCATTAA
- a CDS encoding YgaP family membrane protein, with the protein MKKNIGKMDKSIRTFIALIIAVLSYFDIITGVTGTILLVVAIVILITSFIDFCPLYTTLGINTCKTKND; encoded by the coding sequence ATGAAAAAAAACATTGGAAAAATGGATAAAAGTATTAGAACTTTTATCGCATTAATCATCGCCGTGCTTTCTTATTTTGACATTATTACTGGAGTTACTGGTACTATTTTACTTGTTGTAGCTATTGTAATTTTAATAACGAGCTTTATAGATTTTTGTCCGCTGTATACCACATTAGGTATAAACACCTGCAAGACTAAAAACGATTAA
- a CDS encoding YraN family protein → MAQHNELGKKGEQLAIDYLIENGYVIVEKNYRFQKAEVDIMAKKGSVLAIVEVKTRSTAYFGNPQDFVNPKKIKLLVTAVDAYVTKRNLDVEIRFDIIAIIKEQHKFTIEHIKDAFLYF, encoded by the coding sequence ATGGCACAACACAATGAACTAGGTAAAAAAGGTGAACAGTTGGCGATTGACTATCTCATTGAAAATGGATATGTTATCGTTGAAAAAAACTATCGATTTCAAAAGGCAGAGGTTGACATTATGGCTAAGAAAGGAAGTGTACTCGCTATTGTTGAGGTTAAAACACGATCGACTGCATATTTCGGTAATCCGCAAGATTTTGTAAATCCAAAAAAAATAAAATTATTAGTTACAGCAGTAGATGCTTATGTAACAAAACGTAATTTAGATGTAGAAATACGATTTGATATTATCGCCATTATTAAAGAGCAGCATAAATTTACTATTGAGCATATTAAAGATGCTTTTTTATATTTTTAG
- a CDS encoding TlpA disulfide reductase family protein, whose product MMKKLLALLIFTTSLVNAQYTVKGTMTPPDKGDWVILYKIEGAKQKFILNTTIELDTVVVGGQEQVLGKFSFKLPNTATPGAYRATYRNSGAGFIDFLFNKENVEFVFNPKYPEQSVLFTSSRENKVYREYLQAYNAVQRKVDSLQAAYIQTGSKDIKKEYRKEYKEVEEVQENYEKKSQGMLANNFIRASRRYNSYNPHDNIEDYLSATTDNFFEYIDLKSDELYNSSFLIDKVNDYVFYLSFAEDKGIQQKLMRKAIVNVMDKISSKRLRKAVIEYLITALTDKRNGPAVDWMFSEYYDKLPSEDQNADFKKEKLDVLLATVGRIAPDFSWKEDDLNYKLSTLDDGDKYLLVFWSTGCPHCTKEVPELYEFMQDHEEVSVVSFGIESDENKWAEFVKALPNWHHAVGTHPENKWENETVRKYNLLGTPTYFVLNKEKRIIAMPDHVEDVEKYFNQEE is encoded by the coding sequence ATGATGAAAAAATTACTGGCTCTATTAATATTTACCACATCCCTTGTAAATGCACAATACACTGTTAAAGGTACGATGACCCCACCTGATAAAGGAGACTGGGTTATTTTATATAAAATCGAAGGAGCAAAGCAAAAATTTATTTTAAATACCACCATCGAATTAGACACGGTTGTTGTAGGTGGCCAGGAGCAAGTTTTAGGAAAATTTAGTTTCAAATTACCAAATACAGCTACCCCTGGAGCCTATCGAGCTACTTATAGAAATTCTGGTGCAGGTTTTATTGATTTTTTATTCAACAAAGAAAATGTCGAATTCGTTTTTAATCCGAAATATCCCGAACAATCTGTACTTTTTACTAGCTCTAGAGAAAATAAGGTTTATAGAGAATATCTTCAAGCATATAATGCTGTACAAAGAAAAGTAGACTCTTTACAAGCTGCATATATACAAACAGGTTCAAAAGACATTAAAAAAGAATATAGAAAAGAATACAAAGAAGTTGAAGAGGTGCAAGAAAATTATGAAAAAAAGTCACAAGGAATGTTGGCCAATAATTTCATAAGAGCCTCTCGCAGATACAATTCATATAACCCTCATGACAATATAGAAGATTACTTATCTGCAACTACCGACAACTTTTTTGAATACATCGATTTGAAAAGTGACGAATTGTACAACTCTTCTTTTTTAATTGATAAGGTTAACGACTACGTTTTTTATCTAAGTTTTGCAGAAGATAAAGGAATTCAACAAAAACTCATGAGAAAAGCGATTGTGAATGTAATGGATAAAATTTCTTCTAAAAGATTACGAAAAGCAGTTATCGAATATTTAATTACTGCACTTACCGACAAGCGCAACGGTCCTGCAGTTGACTGGATGTTTTCAGAGTATTACGACAAACTTCCTTCTGAAGATCAAAATGCTGATTTTAAGAAAGAAAAATTAGATGTATTACTTGCCACTGTAGGTAGAATTGCTCCTGATTTTTCTTGGAAAGAAGATGATTTAAACTATAAACTATCTACACTGGATGACGGTGATAAGTACTTGTTAGTTTTTTGGAGTACTGGTTGTCCTCACTGTACAAAAGAAGTTCCTGAGTTGTATGAATTCATGCAAGATCATGAAGAAGTTTCTGTAGTCTCTTTTGGTATAGAGAGCGATGAAAATAAATGGGCTGAATTTGTAAAAGCCCTGCCTAACTGGCATCATGCAGTAGGTACGCATCCAGAAAATAAATGGGAAAATGAAACAGTAAGAAAATACAACTTATTAGGTACACCTACGTATTTTGTATTAAACAAAGAAAAAAGAATTATTGCCATGCCAGATCATGTAGAAGATGTTGAAAAATATTTTAATCAAGAAGAGTAA
- a CDS encoding SDR family oxidoreductase, with product MNLKEQIFWITGASSGIGKSLAIALSDYGAKLIISSRNEHVLNEVKEKCKFPEKVKVLPLDLEEYTKLESKAKQAISFFGRIDVLVNNGGISQRSLVKDTSIFVDKRLIDINYLGTVALTKAVLPHFIKNKSGHFVVTTSIVGKIGTPLRSTYAASKHALHGFFDSLRAEHHKDNVAVTLVCPGFVTTNVSKNALTGSGTPQNKMDTATANGIHPDRFAELMLKAIKNRKQEVYIAGAKEKLGVYVKRFFPKLLSKMIRKLSVT from the coding sequence ATGAATTTAAAAGAGCAAATATTCTGGATAACAGGTGCTTCCTCTGGAATAGGGAAGTCATTGGCAATAGCACTCTCTGATTATGGAGCAAAACTAATCATATCTTCGAGAAATGAACACGTTTTAAATGAAGTAAAAGAGAAATGTAAATTTCCTGAAAAAGTAAAGGTTTTACCATTAGATTTAGAAGAGTATACGAAACTTGAAAGTAAAGCCAAGCAAGCAATTTCATTTTTTGGTAGAATTGATGTTTTAGTAAACAATGGAGGTATAAGTCAACGCTCTTTGGTAAAAGATACTTCTATTTTTGTAGATAAACGTTTGATAGATATCAACTATTTAGGAACGGTAGCTTTAACAAAGGCAGTGTTGCCTCATTTCATTAAAAATAAGTCGGGTCATTTTGTAGTAACTACTAGTATTGTAGGTAAAATAGGAACTCCTTTGCGCTCTACTTATGCAGCAAGTAAACATGCTTTGCATGGTTTTTTTGACAGTTTAAGAGCAGAGCATCATAAAGATAATGTTGCTGTTACTTTAGTTTGTCCGGGTTTTGTAACCACGAACGTATCTAAAAATGCGTTGACAGGAAGTGGAACACCTCAAAATAAAATGGATACAGCTACTGCCAACGGAATTCATCCAGATAGATTTGCCGAATTAATGTTAAAAGCAATAAAAAATAGAAAGCAAGAAGTATATATTGCTGGGGCAAAAGAAAAATTGGGAGTGTATGTTAAACGTTTTTTTCCAAAACTATTGTCAAAAATGATTCGAAAACTGAGTGTTACCTAA
- a CDS encoding CvpA family protein, protein MNTFDIIIAALLLFGFVRGLMKGLFVEVASLVALVAGVYGAIHFSYFIGDWLKNSVTWDEKYVSLAAFAITFVVIIVIIALLGKILTKIADFASLGILNKILGGVFGALKIGLILSVIFIFFGKMNDTIPFVKQETLDKSILYKPVKKIAPTIFPSIIKDEEQNTEHSEI, encoded by the coding sequence ATGAATACATTTGATATTATTATTGCAGCCTTATTACTTTTTGGATTTGTTCGCGGCCTTATGAAGGGTTTGTTTGTTGAGGTAGCTTCTTTGGTAGCTCTTGTAGCTGGGGTTTATGGAGCCATTCATTTCTCTTACTTTATAGGAGATTGGTTAAAAAACAGTGTAACATGGGATGAAAAATATGTTTCTTTAGCAGCTTTTGCTATAACTTTTGTAGTGATAATTGTCATTATAGCACTCTTGGGTAAAATTTTGACCAAAATTGCTGATTTTGCTTCGCTAGGAATACTCAATAAGATTTTAGGTGGTGTATTTGGTGCCTTAAAAATAGGACTGATTTTGAGCGTGATTTTTATTTTTTTCGGAAAAATGAACGACACTATTCCTTTTGTGAAGCAAGAAACCTTAGATAAATCTATTTTATATAAACCGGTAAAAAAAATTGCTCCAACCATCTTTCCTTCTATAATTAAAGATGAAGAGCAAAATACAGAACATTCAGAAATATAA
- the can gene encoding carbonate dehydratase, with translation MKNTYYHQLLVNNKEWVKEMTDKDENYFENLSKGQKPPVLWIGCADSRVPANEITGTHPGELFVHRNIANMVVHTDMNMLSVLDYAVNHLKVKHVIVCGHYGCGGVQAAMQNKSLGLINKWVRNIKEVYKDNYTELKKIDDDKKRFDRLVELNVKAQVYDLAKTSIIQQAWKDDTGLEIHGWVYDLKDGVIKDLKVSMDSAAHLDDIFTLDLD, from the coding sequence ATGAAAAACACGTATTACCATCAGCTTTTAGTCAATAACAAAGAATGGGTTAAAGAAATGACTGATAAAGACGAAAATTATTTCGAAAATTTATCAAAAGGTCAAAAACCACCCGTTTTGTGGATTGGTTGTGCAGACAGTAGAGTGCCCGCAAATGAAATTACAGGAACGCATCCTGGCGAACTATTTGTGCATCGTAACATAGCCAATATGGTTGTGCATACAGACATGAACATGTTGAGTGTTTTAGATTATGCCGTAAATCATTTGAAAGTAAAACACGTTATTGTATGTGGTCACTACGGTTGTGGTGGGGTACAAGCAGCTATGCAAAATAAATCGTTGGGCTTAATCAATAAATGGGTTCGAAATATTAAAGAAGTATATAAAGACAACTACACTGAACTTAAGAAAATTGACGACGATAAAAAACGTTTCGATAGGCTTGTAGAATTGAATGTAAAAGCACAAGTATACGACTTAGCAAAAACCTCAATCATACAACAAGCATGGAAAGACGATACTGGATTGGAAATACACGGTTGGGTATACGACTTGAAAGACGGGGTTATTAAAGACCTAAAGGTTTCTATGGACAGTGCAGCTCATTTAGATGATATCTTTACCTTAGATTTAGACTAA